The genome window AGCCCCACTTTTGGCAACCTATTTGAACGATTCGCAAAAAGACTTTGAAACAGAGAATGCAGGAACGCCTAATGCCAGCATCCGTGTGCAAGCGGGAGATATGGTTGGCGCTAGTCCAGCCAACTCTGCCCTCCTTCAAGATGAACCAACTGTAAAAGTCTTCAATGAAATGAACTTTGAATACGGAACTCTTGGTAATCACGAGTTTGACGAAGGACTTGGTGAATTCAACCGGATCATGAAGGGAGAAGCCCCAACACCTGGTCAATTCAATAAGATCGTCGATGAGTATCCTCATGAAGCTTCAAAACAAGAAGTTGTAATTGCCAACTTGGTTGACAAAGATACCAATAAAATCCCATTTGACTGGAAACCTTATACCATCAAAGAAATCCCAGTCAACGACAAGACCGTTAAGGTCGGATTTATCGGGGTTGTTACGACAGAATTCCCAAATCTTGTTTTGCGTAAAAATCACGAACAATACCGTGTTTTGGATGAAGCAGAATCGATTGCTAAATATGCGCGTGAATTAAATGACCAAGGTGTGCATGCTATCGCTGTCTTGGCCCACGTTGCTGCCACTAGTAAGAATGGTGTAGCAGAAGGTCCTGCTGCAGATATGATCAAAAAATTAAACCAAATCTATCCTGAAAACTCAGTGGATATCGTCTTTGCAGGTCACAACCACCAATATACAAACGGGATGGTTGGAAATACCTTGATCGTTCAAGGTACCTCTCAAGGGAAAGCTTACTCGGATGTCCGTGGGGTCCTAGATACAGATACAGCTGACTTTGTCAAAGCTCCAACTGCTAAAATTATTGCGGTGGATCCATCGAAAGGCAAAGCAAAAGATGCCAAGGTTCAAGCGATCATCGATGACGCCAATGCGACGGTTAAAAAGGTAACAGAAGCAAAAATCGGTACAGCAGACAAGGCTGAAAATATTACCCGTGAGTTGAATGCGCAAAAAGAAAGTGCTGTTGGAGATTTGGTCACAGCAGCGCAACTAGATATTGCCAAAAAATCAGGTTATCCGGATGTTGACTTTGCCTTCACCAACAATGGAGGAATCCGTGCAGACCTCGTGGTGAAACCAGACGGAACAGTAACTTGGGGTGCAGCTCAAGCGGTGCAACCATTTGGAAATATCCTTCAAGTAGTTGAAATTACTGGAGACCAAATCTACAAGGCATTGGACCAACAATATGATGAGAAAGAGCTTTACTTCTTGCAAATGGCAGGGATCAAGTACACCTATACGAAACCAGCTGATGCAACAGAAGAAAATCCATATAAGGTCGTGAAAGCTTACAAGGCAGATGGAACTGAAATTGATCGCAACAAGACCTACAAGGCGATTATCAACGACTTCTTGTATGGTGGCGGAGATGGCTTCTCAGTCTTCCGCGATACAAAATTGATCGGTGCGATTAATCCAGATACTGAAGTCTTTATCCAATACATCGAAGATGTGAATAAGGCAGGGAAGAAGTTGTCTGCTTCAATCTTGGGCAATAAGACCTTTGTGGAAAAAGTGGAAGAAGAAACACCAACTCCAGAACCACAACCACAACCTCAACCAACTCCAGAACCACAGCCAGCGCCAGTTGATCCAGTAAGTCCTGTAAATCCAGTTCATCCTGTAGCTCCAGTGTCTCCTGTTACCCCAACTCCTCAACCTGAAAGCCCAGTAAGCCCAGCTCAACCAGCTGCAAGCGAAACAAAAGAAGTGGCAACAAACAAACCAGTCGCTGTCACTTATCATACAGGTGGTCAAGCGGAAGTAGTTGCTACACCAGCAACCGGTCTTCCAAAAACAGGTCAAGAAGAATTGGCTTCAACCGTCCTTAGCCTCTTTGGCATGACCTCACTAGCTTTAGCAGGCTTTGTAGCCAGCAAAAAACGCGAAGGCTAAGTTCTTCATCCGTTAACTTACCCTAAAAAACGTCCGTTCTATAAAGAAACGGACGTTTTTGATCTTAGGCTGTTTTCTCCACCCAGACACTGCGGACAAAGAAGAGGCTGATCAGAGCTAGTGCTAGAAAGGCGACTCCAAGGTAATAATAGGGTTGATCCATTGTGGTAGATCGACCAGAGAGGTTGACAATCCCTCGGTAGAGGGCTCCGGCTGTTAGCGTAGCCACTCCTGAATTCCAAAGATTGAGACTCAGGCGAGAGAGGCCTTTCACCATCAACTGTAGAAGCACTAGTAGGGCGCCACCGATCAAAGGAATCAAGAAGAGGTAGTGCATGAAGGCAGAGGTTTCGCCAAAACTAAAGTGTTCATAGATGCGACTTCCGACAAAGAAGAAAGCTGAAATCAGAGTGTACCAGAGAATCGTTTTTTTCAACCGTTGTTTAATAGGATTAGTAACCGATGTAGACAATGTCACTCACCGCCCTTTCTGAGATAGTACCATTTGTTGTTGGTTTGTTAATGACTTGGCCATTGAAGTAAAGGGTAGAAGATCCACCCCCATCCAGGTTGTAGGCTGTTTTAACGCCATACGATTTCATCACTTCCGCTAATTGGTAGAGAGAAAGCCCTTCACTTTCTGAAGTCCGTCCGTCTGACACGACGATAATGTAGTGGTTTTCATCGATGATCCCAATCGCTGTCCGTGGGTTGGATGCCATAGATTGCCCGACCTCTGAGTTGGTATCGATGGTAATTTCTCCATTTTCAACTAAGGAAGGACCGAAAGCGAGGAGATTGACGACCCCGTCCTTGACCAATTGATCCGCAGAGATCTCATCTTCGTAGATAATTTTGAAGGATCCATCCTTGTAAATGGCTAGGTCCCCATTGCTTGAATCTTCCCGAACGGTATCTCGGTAGACCACTCCATTTCGGATGACGTATCCTGTACTGTTAGCCCCGTAATAGTCACCATTCACTGCCAGAATGGCACTGTTGTTGGCGGCTGTGACAGAGGTCTTAGCAGTCACGTTGGTTCCGTAAGTATTTTGTGCAAAGGCTGTTTTGAGGTAGTCAGATGAGCTGACTGTGATATCTGCGATGTAAACCTGGGTATTTTCAACCGTTTTTTCTGTTAGGCTCACCTGGATATTGTCATCTGAATAGCTAGTATCGGTCGTTGTAGCCGATGCAGCTGCTTTTTTGGCTGCCTTGGTGTCCGTAGTCGTAGCTTTTACAGTTTGGATGGCATCGGATAAGACAAAGGTCTTGAGCATCGAGTAGCTAAAACTGCTGGTCAAAAGAAGGCCAAAGCAGGCAGCATAGGTGTAGGATTTTTTAAAGAATTTCATGGTGGGGAGCAGTCCTTTCTTTGAAGATCACTTTTTTCTGGATCACCCATGAGACCAGAAAGAGGAGGAAGCCGACAACAATCTTACTGATCAGGAGATTGAGCCCGAAAGCAGTATAGAAGAGTCGAATCAAGAGCGTATCGAGAATAAAGAGGCCAAGAGCTAGGCCAAAGTAGCCACTTCCAGTTTTAGCGACGCTGTCTTTGTTCTTAAAGACTAGGTGCTTATTGGTCGAGTAGTTAAAGATGGAACTCGTTACACGAGCGATCCCATTGGCTAGGAGAATACGTAGACTAATGGGCACGGCCATCATCACGAAGAGGAAGAAGGCGTAGACCAGATAGTCAACGATAAAACTACTCAGAGAGGAGAGGG of Streptococcus sp. S5 contains these proteins:
- a CDS encoding surface-anchored 5'-nucleotidase; amino-acid sequence: MKKKIILKSSILAVAAGLSVFAINSVFADELPVQFMGVNDFHGALEQTGTARLEGETVKNAGTAPLLATYLNDSQKDFETENAGTPNASIRVQAGDMVGASPANSALLQDEPTVKVFNEMNFEYGTLGNHEFDEGLGEFNRIMKGEAPTPGQFNKIVDEYPHEASKQEVVIANLVDKDTNKIPFDWKPYTIKEIPVNDKTVKVGFIGVVTTEFPNLVLRKNHEQYRVLDEAESIAKYARELNDQGVHAIAVLAHVAATSKNGVAEGPAADMIKKLNQIYPENSVDIVFAGHNHQYTNGMVGNTLIVQGTSQGKAYSDVRGVLDTDTADFVKAPTAKIIAVDPSKGKAKDAKVQAIIDDANATVKKVTEAKIGTADKAENITRELNAQKESAVGDLVTAAQLDIAKKSGYPDVDFAFTNNGGIRADLVVKPDGTVTWGAAQAVQPFGNILQVVEITGDQIYKALDQQYDEKELYFLQMAGIKYTYTKPADATEENPYKVVKAYKADGTEIDRNKTYKAIINDFLYGGGDGFSVFRDTKLIGAINPDTEVFIQYIEDVNKAGKKLSASILGNKTFVEKVEEETPTPEPQPQPQPTPEPQPAPVDPVSPVNPVHPVAPVSPVTPTPQPESPVSPAQPAASETKEVATNKPVAVTYHTGGQAEVVATPATGLPKTGQEELASTVLSLFGMTSLALAGFVASKKREG
- a CDS encoding phosphodiester glycosidase family protein, with amino-acid sequence MKFFKKSYTYAACFGLLLTSSFSYSMLKTFVLSDAIQTVKATTTDTKAAKKAAASATTTDTSYSDDNIQVSLTEKTVENTQVYIADITVSSSDYLKTAFAQNTYGTNVTAKTSVTAANNSAILAVNGDYYGANSTGYVIRNGVVYRDTVREDSSNGDLAIYKDGSFKIIYEDEISADQLVKDGVVNLLAFGPSLVENGEITIDTNSEVGQSMASNPRTAIGIIDENHYIIVVSDGRTSESEGLSLYQLAEVMKSYGVKTAYNLDGGGSSTLYFNGQVINKPTTNGTISERAVSDIVYIGY